AAATGAGAAGCTGCagctggagctgcaagagctgcgacTGGAGATGCAGGAGCTGCggaaggataataaagacttggaaaaatgtgtatataatcgctttgatgcagcctttaaaggtatgctgggaaaaattgaggaacacattcaggaacaTGCGTCTAAACCAGTGGTTCTTAACCCTACCAGTTTCATATGCACATTCACCGAACCcttctttattgaaaaataaaatatgatttttttcaaattcaagaCATAGGTATATGTTTTACTGGTTTACAAAATGAATCGTGTATGAACATCACTGAGTTCAAAGAACAAAACCAATATAATGCATGAATTCACAACAAATTACATACCTTTTCACAAGGTCTTAACCTTTTTTAATACTACCacactgaaatgattttaatttttaaacttatgtATTCCAATAATAAACTTATTGTATTAtgctatttttatcattttaacacaCACCCATCACCTAATTTTCACCAGGctacaataataatgaatatttactGCAAATCAGTGTGACTTCTGCTGTTGCCTTTGAGAGACCAGTTCAGAAATGTGTGGCTTCACCTTGGCAATTTCCACTCTCATGTCATTTTCACAACAAAGTCTGTTCCTTTTCTTCGTTTTTATGTCCAGCATCCTCGAAAAAGATTGCTTGCGAAGATATGTTGTAACAAACGGTATAAAAATTTCCAGGGCTTTCCTAGCAATAGTAGGATAACGTACCATTTGTCGACACCGAAACGATGAGAGCGTTGTTGGTCTGAAGAGTTGCTGTTGAATCTGGCTCTGCTGAATTTCAATGATTTCGTCGAGGTATTCATCATTGACATCTGCTGTCTCAATGTCAAACATAAACGGCTGTCTCTCCCATGCTGGATATGACTCTCTTGTAGGGAAGTATCCGTCGAGAGACTTTGCAAGCTCATCTAAGTGCGTGGCAACTGCTTGCTTCAGTTCCGTAGGTTCAGAAATATGTCCGATTCCAGACACATCTTCGATCATACTTACACAGTCGTCCAGCATGGGAAAGTTTGCGAAGTTATCATTCTTTGCTCGTCGTTTCCATAGCGGCAGCTTTTTTTGAAAAGCCTTCAGGTTTTCTTCCACTTCGATGATGTTGACTCCCTCACCCTGCATCTGCTGATTGAGATGATTAAGAGCTGCGAATATATCGGCCATGTACGCTAAAATGAGAATGAACctagaatttttaaaacaatctgcATGACAATGTTGGTGCTCTTGTAAAAACTGAGTTAATTCCACAACCATAGCAAAAACACGATTCAGCACCCGTCCCCTGGATAACCACCGAACGTTAGAATGGTACAGAAGTACCTCGAATTCAGaacccatttctttacacagCTCACTGAAAATGCGGTGCCTTATCGCACAATTTCGCACATAGTTCACACATTCAACTACAATTTTTAATACTTCCGTCATTTCTGGAGGCAAGGTTTTTGTTGCCAGTGCATGCCTGTGCAGAATACAATGCGTAACAATGATGTGTGGTGTGTCAGCTTTCACTAGCGCACCAAAACCAGACTTTCTTCCCAACATGactggagctccgtccgtacaaaCTGCAGAAACCATATCCCACGAAAGATTGTTGCCTCTGAAGAAGTCATCCACAAGTTTCTTCACATCGGCTGCCTTAGTTGTTGTTGTAAGaggcttacaaaataaaaaatcttcctTTATCATGTCATCTTTCACGTAGCGCACAAATACAGCAAGTTGACTTAGTTTAGAAACGTCTGTGGTCTCGTCGAGTTGGAGGCTGAATTTTGTCGGGCTTGAAATTAGATCTGCAACTACTTGATCTAAGATGTCTTTGCTCATATCCTCTATTCTGTCGTTGATGGTGTCATTTGAAAGAGGAATTTGTGATAATTTAACTTTGGTTGCTTTTCCCAGCATCAGATTCGCCATCTTCAACACAGCTGGTTTTATGAGTGTTTCCCCAATGGTGTGTGGTTTGCTCTGCTTTGCGATCAGGTAAGCAACTTCGTACGATGCTGTTAGGATCAGTTTGTTGATGGGTACAAAACCGAGAGCAGGCAGAGTGCCCTTTTCATCAAATCTGGCTCTCTTTATCTTGAATTCAGCAAGCGTTGTGTTCTTCTATTCCCCATCTCCATGTAGGTTAAGGAAGTGTTCTTTTAGTTTTGCCGGTACTAGACTAGAATTGCTTAACTTGGCATTACAAATCATGCAGATAGGACGCTGACTCCCATCACGTTCTGTTATATATGTGAATCCATGTTGTACATATTCGTCCaaccactttctttttttgttcgacATAGTTAGTATAcgattaaaatattaagaaagaaatcTCACGACATACTATCAGGACAGTCACAAGTCGACTACTGAGTGCACCAAATTCCCTGCAGCACCGATTGGCCGAACAATGTAGCATAATTACCTACAGCTAATGATGACCAAGCGGGGCGTGCCATACGAATCATATGAGTCGGGTGCATGTCTTGACCTCCCGGCGCCGAAACCCTGAGACTGACTCACCGAACCCCTAAGGTTCGATCGAACCCAGGttaagaaccactggtctaaactgagagcacttgccgattagctggaagacgttaagcagacattcacgactcaaattgaaacagccgaacattTGGCATcaaccgctgatggaaaagcaacagctgtgaattccgaatgcaaaaaactcggaaacagacttgctgctctggaagatggatgcagaaggaataatattacaatcgaaggtctacctgagaatcgtgaaagtccaaacccagtgaaattcgtagctgagcTATTCTCAAAAATGCAGagaactttaaatcagacacGGAGATAGCAGCAActtatcgcatacgtggatcaaatacctctaaacctaggactcttctTGTGCACTTTGAGAGATTACAATCGaagtttaatgtaatgtcacttctcagacagaaacaagagattatactTGAAAAttaccacattcgtattttcccttaTTTCTCATCCTCAACAACTGCTAAATGtgccgctttttacaacattaaactaGCGGTtatggaaagccgatatcagatacagcctcttgtatcctacCAAACTGacagtggatattcaagacaaatgttACATCTTCACTACTACggcagaagcagaaaaagagttaagaaaactgatcccgacacttttttgaaatacgatcgtgagtcgcatcctgtcatggcatggcaagaagatattacctgctgtctgatccacttgcaatgatactgataccataattatacatccttttctcttttcggccactttctgtttatgttttaattacaacaagccaacccgcggcgtaccatacgccgcataatcaggccgcttttttaatgatttttaagcacagggagaaaattaacatttgaaaaatcggtaatgtaataaatcaccaagaaaagtaacattgtaacaatgcacggaacgaaccaacatacaattgtccatgactgaaaactggcgaACCGCCGTTGCACCTTCTCCTCCCAGAGGATCGGGATGGACGGCGCTTGGGCGCGGAGGGAGGAATGGGAGGAGAGGGGAaagacgcccattccgccccctccgtcatgctagtctgctgatttctcgttcattatgcactgcctgctcatgtgcctacCCCCAActtgtcacctgagtcgttttcctctttgcacagttcacatgcacctgtgagtcacatagacttttcattgttgtttgcggttttggctgcttttctatatataatccaccaagtcacccaaccatggtagtaCCCATggggtgtgtgtacaaagggcagggacgtaatcagtgcgagcgtatgacccgctagccaaccagcagtgtagcatacgccgcataattatgtattgatgggtgaacacttcctgaacgacacagttgtccaaatggggtgggtttgtggataccactgtgagtgaatgaaaagatggacctctggagagagcaacatacaattgtccgtgtctgaaagcgggatcgtctgtgacgatggaggccacgctggtgaaagttacttcgtcggtagggataagtttcagcacttgttcattaaggtgtagcgagtcttcattgttgatgcttaatatagcttgcgtactgagttgttccagagtcacagttgagaaacacttttttaatgtcttttaagcacagggaaaaaattaacatgtgaaacatccgtaatgtaataagccaccaaggaaagtaacattgcaataatgcacgctacaatccgattgctgtaaacagaagtgaaaacaaaatcgagcccagtgcattctttaactgccttgtagcgcagtggtagtgttgctgctttgcagtaaggagactgtggaagattttgggtttgcttcctggtttctccctgtgtggatagtgctttgaatactgaaaacaccggtatatcaatgtaatgaagtattattattcttatgcgtccagcgctcgctctctctcgcgcgcgcctgtacgtgtgtgtgtgtgtgtcgctcgctcgctgcacgtgttcctgcaggcataccagtaagtgaatgaaaagatggaactctggagagagcaacatacaactgtccgtgactgaaaagtggttttggcagatacatgcatatctttttgaaagtttgtccctgtgccttattaattgtcatcgcaaaggaaaatctaacaggaaattgtcttcgtgttaaagtaaaaggcaaattatccgtgacaaacaaactgttttacacgctgcataccaacccgcggcataatgttttttaagcagagggaaaaaaatgaacatttgcaaaatccgtaacgctgctttcagtaagtacaatgcacatgcgtttaatttatcggccactttttgccagccatcttttctggtttgggctgcttttgcaatgttaccgcttgtgcatattaaatcttcaaatccttcgagtaactaattaactaactaacacccacccacccagcttgtgtgaaaaaaatgcgcccgttctttcatcattttgttgcagcctatcaaagacttgctggtcatgttttctagactcaatatacattgtcttttcactcagcgcgggggcgcgcattcatctcggattattacatcctgctagactaatctgctacatggctgcgtttgaaaaaccgacttatccctgatgagtttcactggcattaatgattaggaatctgtttggaacaaaaccctgcatccacaggggttcaccaggaccaagtttgggaaacactgctgaacacagacgaaactgactcaggtgaggagttggggcgggcaaagtagttgcagctattgattattcagtgttgtttgcctgggtgtctgatctgcgttgactgacatggctattttctgcgtatcccatggttgtcttccggcagtgtgaatgcctcgagagacagggcgtccttgtgtggtgagttgttgcagtttgtgaccacgtcgccgacgttatcccaatgttggcaaacaaagccaacagccatgttgcgaagtttgagagcaacagtttcgtcaatgacatttttccaaaaaaacccgactgatagaaacaaacagttacctgatgcaggaatttctataacattgaaagaagtgttgtttccgtgaaatacatttgaagcggtagccatggagggcaaaagaacagtcaacgtggctcacagctggatttggacagcagaacagaccaaagcgagtatgtgtttgattAGCTGTTcaagttggcgggcagtgctctgaggtgcgttcccaatcacgtgggaggaggggtagagtttctgggcggggcttcgttgttcctttcccatggttttcgatggtggacgtggtcgggtgtcgtaaccgaaaagaataatgaaaagtcaacatggctcagaggtgcatgtggactcctagcacagatgaaagggactaactgggtggtcggtgagtttttgcatccgggcacatgagcaggcagtgtgaatgcctagagagcgagggtagatgcGGGCCagggaaaaaggagtgttggtgggcggggaaacatcttccgtgttcctgcaggaccatctaagaagatgcatgtttgtcgcggatg
The sequence above is drawn from the Erpetoichthys calabaricus chromosome 3, fErpCal1.3, whole genome shotgun sequence genome and encodes:
- the LOC114649332 gene encoding protein ZBED8-like; translation: MANLMLGKATKVKLSQIPLSNDTINDRIEDMSKDILDQVVADLISSPTKFSLQLDETTDVSKLSQLAVFVRYVKDDMIKEDFLFCKPLTTTTKAADVKKLVDDFFRGNNLSWDMVSAVCTDGAPVMLGRKSGFGALVKADTPHIIVTHCILHRHALATKTLPPEMTEVLKIVVECVNYVRNCAIRHRIFSELCKEMGSEFEVLLYHSNVRWLSRGRVLNRVFAMVVELTQFLQEHQHCHADCFKNSRFILILAYMADIFAALNHLNQQMQGEGVNIIEVEENLKAFQKKLPLWKRRAKNDNFANFPMLDDCVSMIEDVSGIGHISEPTELKQAVATHLDELAKSLDGYFPTRESYPAWERQPFMFDIETADVNDEYLDEIIEIQQSQIQQQLFRPTTLSSFRCRQMVRYPTIARKALEIFIPFVTTYLRKQSFSRMLDIKTKKRNRLCCENDMRVEIAKVKPHISELVSQRQQQKSH